Proteins encoded in a region of the Ornithodoros turicata isolate Travis chromosome 3, ASM3712646v1, whole genome shotgun sequence genome:
- the LOC135387738 gene encoding uncharacterized protein LOC135387738 produces the protein MAPAEMIDTAALIILQVVFLCTLIVAVYAEDDKDNDAAADTSYAGFGQAYTQQSGVRSQPVNLDAAAATYGSGYSQQNAVERAQPFDFGYNIQDEFGNTQFRQEKGDESGAVQGSYGYTDAYGVYRKVNYIADASGFRADIKSNEPGLKQDNPADAQFNVESPPQGIQSITATRAGTFVNPGSQGASGKLTSGSVPGRPAQPRPRFPPAARPDGGFQFPQ, from the exons ATGGCACCAGCGGAAATGATAGACACTGCAGCGCTCATCATCCTGCAG GTCGTGTTCCTGTGTACGTTAATAGTAGCTGTCTACGCCGAAGACGACAAGGATAACGATGCTGCTGCAGACACCAGCTACGCAGGCTTCGGCCAGGCTTACACTCAACAGAGCGGAGTTAGGTCTCAACCTGTGAACCTGGATGCCGCCGCTGCTACGTATGGATCTGGATACAGCCAGCAAAACGCCGTT GAACGAGCTCAACCATTTGACTTCGGCTACAACATTCAAGACGAGTTCGGCAACACACAGTTCCGTCAGGAGAAAGGCGACGAGTCCGGTGCAGTGCAGGGCAGCTACGGCTACACAGACGCCTACGGAGTCTACCGTAAAGTCAACTACATAGCCGACGCCAGTGGCTTCAGAGCTGACATCAAATCCAACGAGCCAGGACTGAAGCAGGACAACCCTGCCGACGCCCAGTTCAATGTCGAATCTCCACCTCAAGGCATCCAAAGTATCACCGCGACTCGCGCCGGCACCTTCGTGAATCCCGGAAGCCAAGGCGCAAGTGGGAAGCTCACCTCCGGAAGCGTTCCCGGACGTCCGGCCCAGCCGCGTCCTCGCTTCCCACCCGCCGCTAGGCCTGATGGGGGATTCCAATTTCCCCAGTAG